One Drosophila virilis strain 15010-1051.87 chromosome 5, Dvir_AGI_RSII-ME, whole genome shotgun sequence DNA window includes the following coding sequences:
- the LOC6636366 gene encoding solute carrier organic anion transporter family member 74D — translation MSVDNKNQSEVSPFLADNDKQSAIERKEQELKDTKISALETEDDSQDITCGFWIFRGAFLQSCATEAMYVTIYGIAGCFMAMCFAYFNGTITTLEKRYKIPTKTLGIISVGNDMSTMFASALTGYYLRKVHRPRWMGFGLFTIVIFCLLNCSLHFIYGAGEDALKLTRDYGDYQNLTGNLNRAHRDHKLCMSEDSSCIQEDSVWVPQFILFLAQFILGIGQALFLVVGLAYMDDNTTKSKTPAMLSFSTFLRMLGPAIGYSLASLCLRWYIDPTAEPLIKIEDPRWLGAWWLGWLILAAITFVIAILMSLFPKELPSSKARRLKLERAGKQNPIEHKDHSLSDMWQSVKLLATNKVYVYNTCASILYFFGYMVYWIFTPKYIETQYQQSASVATMATGTVALGFSAVGVLLSGYLVSKYKPSARAMAAWNATVDFLTVAGILLYVFISCEGSDQLSSMATSDSCIASCHCEYVHYAPICSPENVTYISACHAGCTEKTKDQLGRTLFTGCDCINPINKTGGSELQYAVDGACHVDCFHQFLIFLGVMCFLKLVGASSKSTNLLIALRCIPPEDKSFALGVGSMVASLLGFIPSPIFYGWLIDKYCLVWGKTCSNKGNCWIYDTQSLRYALNLAAGSFILMGGFMNIVVWYHAKHLKIFDEVKTETGETKKSLEDITLKDLGSTLQLQKIGEDI, via the exons ATGAGCGTCGATAATAAGAATCAGAGTGAGGTGTCCCCATTTTTAGCAGATAATGACAAGCAATCAGCTATAGAAAGGAAGGAACAGGAGCTCAAGGATACAAAGATTTCAGCTTTAGAAACAGAAGATGATAGTCAAGATATTACGTGCGGTTTCTGGATATTCAGGGGAGCCTTTCTGCAAAG CTGTGCCACGGAAGCCATGTATGTAACCATATATGGCATAGCTGGCTGCTTTATGGCCATGTGCTTTGCCTACTTCAATGGCACAATTACAACATTGGAGAAGCGCTATAAGATACCAACAAAAACGCTGGGCATCATCTCGGTTGGCAACGATATGAGCACCATGTTTGCCTCGGCCCTAACAGGCTATTATCTACGCAAAGTACATCGACCACGCTGGATGGGCTTCG GTCTATTTACGATCGTTATATTTTGCTTATTGAACTGCTCGCTGCACTTTATCTATGGCGCTGGCGAGGATGCGTTGAAGCTGACTCGTGATTATGGAGACTACCAAAATCTAACTGGAAATTTAAACAGGGCACACAGAGACCACAAACTTTGCATGTCGGAGGATTCCAGCTGCATACAGGAGGATAGTGTTTGGGTACCTCAATTCATATTATTTCTGGCACAATTCATATTGGGCATTGGACAGGCGCTTTTTCTTGTTGTGGGCCTGGCCTACATGGATGATAACACCACCAAGTCCAAAACGCCAGCCATGCTGA GTTTCTCCACATTTCTACGCATGTTGGGTCCTGCTATTGGATATTCCTTAGCTTCGCTCTGCCTACGTTGGTATATTGATCCCACAGCGGAGCCCTTAATCAAGATCGAAGATCCCAGATGGTTGGGCGCCTGGTGGCTGGGTTGGCTTATTTTGGCAGCTATCACATTTGTGATTGCAATCCTAATGAGTCTGTTTCCCAAGGAGCTGCCCAGCTCAAAAGCGAGACGCCTAAAATTGGAAAGAGCTGGCAAGCAAAATCCAATCGAACACAAGGATCACTCATTGAGCGACATGTGGCAATCTGTAAAACTCCTAGCAACCAACAAGGTATACGTATACAATACGTGCGCTTCAATCCTGTACTTCTTTGGCTACATGGTATATTGGATATTCACGCCGAAGTACATTGAGACGCAGTATCAGCAGTCGGCCTCCGTGGCTACTATGGCTACTGGAACTGTAGCTCTAGGCTTCTCAGCTGTGGGCGTACTCCTCTCTGGCTACTTAGTGTCCAAATATAAGCCCAGTGCAAGGGCAATGGCTGCTTGGAATGCAACTGTGGATTTCTTGACCGTGGCTGGCATTCTGCTCTATGTGTTCATTAGCTGCGAGGGCAGCGATCAGTTGAGTTCCATGGCGACCAGCGACAGCTGCATCGCCTCTTGCCACTGTGAATACGTACACTACGCTCCGATCTGCAGTCCAGAGAATGTCACCTATATATCCGCCTGTCATGCCGGCTGCACCGAAAAAACCAAGGATCAACTGGGACGCACCTTGTTCACAGGCTGTGATTGTATAAATCCAATAAACAAAACAGGTGGTTCCGAG CTACAATATGCAGTGGATGGAGCTTGCCATGTTGATTGTTTCCATCAGTTTCTCATCTTCCTGGGCGTCATGTGTTTCCTCAAGCTAGTCGGCGCCTCCAGTAAATCCACAAACTTGCTTATAGCCTTGCGTTGCATACCACCTGAGGACAAAAGTTTTGCTTTAGGTGTAGGCAGCATGGTAGCATCTTTGTTGGGCTTCATTCCGAGTCCTATTTTCTACGGCTGGCTGATAGATAAGTATTGCTTAGTCTGGGGCAAGACGTGCAGCAATAAGGGTAACTGCTGGATATATGATACGCAGTCTTTAAG ATATGCGCTGAATCTTGCGGCTGGCTCTTTTATACTGATGGGTGGTTTCATGAATATTGTGGTTTGGTATCATGCcaaacatttgaaaatatttgatgaaGTAAAAACGGAGACTGGTGAAACGAAAAAGAGCTTGGAGGATATCACATTAAAAGATCTAGGCAGCACACttcaattgcaaaaaattGGAGAAgatatttaa